A single genomic interval of Armatimonadota bacterium harbors:
- a CDS encoding type II secretion system F family protein codes for MDKTLTILIFLLACGTFYALITAFMRKEPAQRQGLEALKGPSGSPEAFVEGASSRREALGRASRQWRRFDQYRSLEQTLERAGWNLTPVEFLIVAFIVAVVCAVGVAWWQHSVLWGGLSAVMVGIVAMVALEYARIRRMARFEAALPEALELMAASLRSGQGFQRALQVTAEDMPSPVKEEFGMAVQDITIGHTVEEALQSIWRRVPSYEMELITTAIGIQLQVGGNLSEILQKIADTLRERARIRGEIATLTAEGKLSAVMVFAIPILLFFWMKSANPTYMAPLLNTDIGRMMLLMAAISECVGMIIIWKMVSMEV; via the coding sequence ATGGATAAAACACTCACAATCCTGATCTTTTTGCTGGCGTGCGGAACCTTCTACGCGCTGATAACCGCCTTCATGCGCAAGGAACCCGCCCAGCGCCAGGGGCTTGAGGCACTGAAGGGCCCGTCCGGATCGCCGGAAGCGTTCGTCGAAGGCGCGTCGAGCCGGCGTGAAGCGCTCGGAAGGGCATCGCGCCAGTGGCGGCGATTCGACCAATACCGGTCTTTGGAGCAAACTCTGGAACGGGCCGGTTGGAACCTGACACCGGTGGAGTTCCTCATCGTCGCGTTCATTGTGGCCGTCGTTTGCGCCGTGGGTGTGGCCTGGTGGCAGCACAGCGTTCTGTGGGGTGGGCTTTCGGCGGTAATGGTGGGCATCGTCGCGATGGTGGCGCTGGAATACGCCAGAATCCGCCGAATGGCCCGCTTTGAGGCGGCTCTTCCGGAGGCGCTGGAGTTGATGGCGGCGTCACTCCGCTCCGGCCAGGGCTTTCAGCGCGCGTTGCAGGTAACCGCCGAGGATATGCCCAGCCCGGTTAAGGAAGAGTTTGGCATGGCGGTGCAGGACATCACCATAGGCCATACGGTTGAGGAGGCGCTGCAATCGATCTGGAGGCGAGTACCTTCGTACGAGATGGAGTTGATCACAACCGCGATCGGCATCCAGCTTCAGGTGGGTGGAAACCTGTCCGAGATACTTCAGAAGATCGCCGATACCCTCCGCGAGCGCGCGCGCATCCGGGGGGAGATCGCCACGCTCACAGCCGAAGGGAAGCTGTCTGCTGTGATGGTCTTCGCCATCCCCATCCTCCTGTTCTTCTGGATGAAATCCGCGAACCCGACCTATATGGCGCCGTTGTTGAACACGGACATCGGGCGAATGATGCTGCTGATGGCGGCGATTTCCGAGTGCGTTGGCATGATCATCATCTGGAAGATGGTCTCCATGGAGGTCTGA
- a CDS encoding type II secretion system F family protein produces MLIWLIAITSFVAVAFLASALTSGATVTPRARLHKLDSTPAFGTPPRTRATDTPFGERVVLPTLRRLALVAEKLGLAADAHVMQGKLEAAGHPTIFGISIGVREYMAVKLICYALAVVVLLALLRNPLLDGPLGIGVAGLITIVIGMLPTLVVDHLADARKQAVLKSMSDILDLLVVSAEAGLSLDASMGRVAQKKRGPLADEFEMALQEMRLGKSRADALRGIARRTTVLEVKMFTSAIIQAENLGVSIAQVLRTQAETHRERRSQHVREAAAKLPVKMMLPLVFFILPAIFVVLAAPGLMGILAAMPGR; encoded by the coding sequence ATGTTGATCTGGCTTATCGCAATCACGTCATTCGTGGCGGTGGCGTTCCTGGCGTCCGCCCTCACCTCCGGCGCCACCGTGACGCCCCGCGCACGTCTGCACAAACTCGACAGCACGCCGGCCTTCGGAACGCCTCCCAGGACGCGCGCCACCGACACGCCGTTTGGTGAGCGCGTGGTGCTGCCCACACTGCGCAGACTCGCGCTCGTGGCCGAAAAACTCGGCCTGGCGGCTGACGCACACGTCATGCAGGGCAAACTGGAGGCGGCCGGCCACCCCACGATCTTCGGCATATCAATCGGCGTACGCGAATATATGGCGGTCAAACTGATCTGTTATGCCCTCGCGGTAGTCGTGCTTCTGGCCCTTTTGCGCAACCCCCTGCTGGACGGGCCGCTCGGGATCGGAGTAGCCGGCCTGATCACGATCGTCATCGGGATGTTGCCTACGCTGGTGGTCGATCACCTTGCCGACGCGCGAAAGCAGGCGGTCCTGAAGTCGATGTCGGACATATTGGATCTCCTGGTGGTGAGCGCGGAAGCCGGCCTGAGCCTGGACGCATCGATGGGTCGCGTGGCGCAGAAGAAGCGCGGTCCCCTCGCGGATGAGTTCGAGATGGCGCTTCAGGAAATGCGGCTGGGCAAATCGAGGGCCGACGCGCTGCGCGGGATTGCCCGGCGGACCACCGTGCTCGAGGTAAAAATGTTCACCTCGGCGATCATCCAGGCGGAAAACCTGGGCGTGAGCATCGCACAGGTGCTGCGCACACAGGCGGAAACCCATCGGGAGCGGCGTAGTCAACACGTGCGGGAGGCCGCCGCGAAATTGCCGGTAAAGATGATGCTGCCGCTGGTGTTCTTTATCCTGCCTGCGATCTTTGTTGTCCTTGCGGCGCCGGGCTTGATGGGCATCCTCGCTGCGATGCCCGGCAGGTAG